A genomic region of Christiangramia sp. OXR-203 contains the following coding sequences:
- the rocD gene encoding ornithine--oxo-acid transaminase, whose amino-acid sequence MPLPKVNSSDEAIQLEDQHGAHNYHPLPAVLSKGEGVHVWDVEGKKYYDFLSAYSAVNQGHCHPKIVGAMYEQASKLALTSRAFHNDVLGAYEKYATEYFGFDKILPMNTGAEAVETAIKIARKWAYEKKGVKETEAQIIVAENNFHGRTTTIISFSNDEGARKNFGPYTPGFIKINYDDVDALEEAIENNPNIAGFLIEPIQGEAGVYTPTDDYMRRVKEICNKNNVLFMADEIQTGIARTGGLLAVCGHCTCENHCERQEETYSKPDILILGKALSGGNYPVSAVLADDEVMEVIKPGQHGSTFGGNPVAAAVAVAALDVVKDENLIQNARKLGNLFRQLLDDYIKESNIVELVRGRGLLNAIVINDSPDSTTAWDICMALKANGLLAKPTHGNIIRFAPPLVMNEEQLRDCVNIIVKTLKQFEK is encoded by the coding sequence ATGCCATTACCTAAAGTCAATTCTTCAGATGAAGCGATACAACTGGAAGATCAACATGGAGCCCATAACTACCATCCATTACCTGCAGTATTAAGTAAGGGGGAGGGTGTTCATGTCTGGGATGTTGAAGGCAAAAAATATTATGATTTTCTATCGGCTTATTCCGCAGTAAATCAGGGGCATTGTCATCCAAAGATCGTTGGAGCAATGTACGAACAGGCGTCTAAACTGGCTCTTACTTCAAGAGCTTTTCATAATGATGTTCTTGGAGCTTATGAAAAGTATGCTACAGAGTATTTTGGTTTCGATAAGATCTTACCAATGAATACTGGTGCAGAGGCAGTGGAAACAGCTATCAAGATTGCTCGTAAGTGGGCTTATGAGAAAAAAGGTGTGAAGGAAACAGAAGCGCAGATCATTGTTGCTGAAAATAATTTCCACGGAAGAACCACTACGATCATTTCTTTTTCGAATGATGAGGGAGCCCGTAAGAACTTTGGTCCTTATACACCAGGTTTTATCAAGATCAATTATGATGATGTAGATGCTCTGGAAGAGGCAATAGAAAATAATCCGAATATCGCTGGTTTTCTTATTGAACCAATCCAGGGTGAAGCAGGTGTTTATACGCCTACAGATGACTACATGAGAAGAGTGAAGGAGATCTGTAACAAGAATAACGTATTGTTCATGGCAGATGAAATACAAACAGGGATTGCCAGAACTGGTGGTCTTTTGGCTGTTTGTGGGCACTGTACTTGTGAAAATCATTGTGAAAGACAGGAAGAAACTTATAGCAAACCTGATATTCTTATTTTAGGTAAAGCACTTTCTGGAGGGAATTACCCGGTATCTGCAGTACTTGCAGACGATGAAGTGATGGAAGTTATTAAGCCAGGACAGCATGGTTCTACATTTGGAGGTAACCCGGTTGCCGCTGCCGTGGCTGTCGCAGCGCTGGATGTGGTAAAAGACGAGAACCTTATTCAGAATGCTAGAAAGCTAGGTAATTTGTTCAGACAACTGCTGGATGATTATATCAAGGAAAGCAATATTGTGGAACTTGTACGAGGACGCGGCTTACTAAACGCTATCGTAATCAACGATTCTCCAGATAGTACAACTGCCTGGGATATATGTATGGCGCTTAAAGCGAATGGTTTACTGGCTAAACCAACGCACGGTAATATTATTCGTTTTGCTCCACCATTAGTGATGAATGAAGAACAATTAAGAGACTGTGTCAATATTATTGTCAAAACTCTAAAGCAATTCGAAAAGTAA
- a CDS encoding CCC motif membrane protein, whose product MEQRELPNSTLILVFGILSIVGCCCYGIAGIIFGIIALVMSKRAMEIYNTDPHLYTGYNNVKTGKILAIIGLVLSGISILITIVSLIVFGGMEGVEEMQREILREYGG is encoded by the coding sequence ATGGAACAAAGAGAATTACCAAATTCAACCCTAATCCTCGTCTTCGGAATTTTATCGATCGTAGGTTGCTGCTGCTATGGAATTGCCGGAATCATCTTCGGAATTATCGCATTAGTGATGTCTAAGCGTGCAATGGAAATTTACAATACAGATCCTCACTTATATACGGGATATAATAATGTGAAGACTGGGAAAATACTGGCAATTATAGGTCTTGTACTTAGTGGGATTTCTATTCTAATTACTATTGTAAGTTTAATTGTTTTCGGCGGTATGGAAGGTGTAGAAGAAATGCAAAGAGAGATTTTAAGAGAATATGGTGGGTAA
- a CDS encoding DUF2752 domain-containing protein, which translates to MSSIEEYMLPCLNKSVFGIDCTGCGAQRSVALLLQGNFEAAFYMYPAIYSIILLLVFVIFNLFFKFRHDHTIKIGLIIFNGVIIAGAYLYKMLYIFN; encoded by the coding sequence TTGAGTTCGATAGAAGAATACATGCTACCCTGCCTGAACAAAAGCGTCTTTGGTATTGATTGTACCGGATGCGGAGCGCAGCGTTCTGTAGCATTGTTGCTTCAAGGTAATTTTGAAGCTGCTTTTTACATGTATCCTGCCATCTATAGTATTATTTTATTACTAGTTTTTGTCATCTTTAATCTGTTTTTTAAATTCCGGCATGACCATACTATTAAAATTGGTCTTATAATTTTTAACGGGGTCATCATCGCCGGAGCTTACCTGTACAAAATGCTTTATATATTTAATTAA
- a CDS encoding T9SS type A sorting domain-containing protein, producing MKHTLLFLLIFSASSVFAQLSVTSSAEAEHYLYVENRLLYVEQEINIDQKDPGTKAGIYLRNNAGLLQGETDYNKNTGTGKLSVYQRGTSSAYDYNYWSLPVAVRSTEQSLIDYIFAPEDVLNSEKVSLSSDLNGKSDPLQISNRWLYAFSGTGYSNWQYLGNQFDLFPGEGFSMKGVNGLDLRVINSEAINPENAQLYDFRGIPNNGLIEIPIKKDQILLIGNPYPSLFDLDRFLLENIATTGIAYFWDSKAEVNSHYLSDYVGGYGTYSPGLRQYAPPIFRNSADVELFRGAEVNRSPSPIGQGFMVIGKQDGIIRFTNNQRIYKGDDQIPIFKTSQRPSSTTLTLKITFNALHEKNLVLGFDERSTDQVDHGMDAKSIEQKSNDIFWNLNDINYVINVQPKIDEKLIPLLLQLKENTEVEFSISDLQNFDPDRVFIYDAEQNLYFGIRSGSLSLSLSEGNYKNRFYLSFIEKLPPQEEENAEQTNENENNEEQESAAEESNEGNNTQDPETEDLKVFDSKPPRVLLNSIEIFQNNKQEQLEIKLFYDSWITQVSIYDLQGKQVYQKFLQNREKEFLYPTGNLSNAIYIVKVKTNDQIEISKKVRVSN from the coding sequence GTGAAGCACACCTTGCTTTTTCTGCTGATTTTTAGTGCGAGCTCTGTATTTGCACAATTATCTGTCACATCTTCTGCGGAAGCAGAGCATTACCTCTATGTAGAGAACAGGCTGCTTTATGTGGAGCAGGAAATAAATATAGATCAGAAAGATCCTGGAACTAAAGCTGGCATATACCTTCGAAACAATGCCGGACTGCTGCAGGGAGAAACTGATTACAATAAGAATACAGGTACTGGAAAACTTTCAGTGTATCAACGCGGCACGTCTTCAGCTTATGATTATAATTACTGGAGTTTACCTGTAGCCGTTAGAAGTACAGAGCAAAGTTTAATCGATTATATATTCGCACCAGAAGATGTATTAAACTCGGAAAAAGTTTCCCTCAGTTCAGATCTTAACGGTAAATCTGATCCACTGCAAATATCGAATAGATGGCTTTATGCATTCTCTGGAACCGGTTATTCGAACTGGCAATATCTGGGAAATCAATTCGATCTCTTCCCAGGTGAAGGTTTCAGCATGAAAGGAGTAAATGGATTGGATCTAAGAGTTATCAATTCTGAAGCAATTAATCCTGAAAATGCCCAGCTTTACGATTTTAGAGGCATTCCCAATAATGGTTTGATTGAAATACCTATTAAAAAAGACCAAATTCTGCTTATAGGAAATCCTTATCCCTCCTTGTTTGATCTGGATCGATTCTTACTTGAAAATATAGCTACTACCGGAATTGCCTATTTCTGGGATTCAAAAGCTGAAGTTAATTCTCACTACCTATCAGATTATGTAGGAGGCTATGGTACATATTCTCCAGGATTAAGACAATACGCACCTCCAATTTTCAGAAATAGCGCTGATGTAGAGCTGTTTCGTGGAGCAGAAGTCAATAGGAGTCCGTCGCCAATTGGCCAGGGATTTATGGTTATTGGAAAGCAGGATGGAATAATACGCTTCACAAATAATCAGAGGATCTATAAGGGTGATGATCAGATCCCGATCTTCAAGACTTCACAGAGACCATCGAGTACTACTCTGACTTTAAAAATTACCTTCAATGCTTTACACGAAAAAAATCTGGTTCTTGGCTTTGATGAAAGGTCTACAGATCAGGTTGATCATGGTATGGATGCTAAAAGTATAGAACAGAAATCCAATGACATTTTCTGGAATCTGAATGATATCAATTATGTTATTAATGTTCAGCCAAAAATTGATGAAAAACTTATTCCACTACTACTTCAACTGAAGGAAAATACAGAAGTGGAGTTTAGCATTTCAGATCTACAAAATTTTGATCCAGATCGAGTCTTTATTTATGATGCTGAACAGAATCTGTATTTCGGTATACGTTCTGGTAGTTTAAGCTTAAGCCTATCCGAAGGAAATTACAAAAACCGGTTTTACCTGAGTTTCATTGAAAAATTACCTCCTCAAGAAGAAGAGAATGCTGAGCAGACTAATGAAAATGAGAATAATGAAGAACAGGAATCGGCGGCAGAAGAATCTAATGAAGGTAATAATACTCAGGATCCTGAGACAGAAGATTTAAAAGTGTTCGACTCAAAACCACCACGCGTTCTCCTTAATTCTATAGAAATATTTCAGAATAATAAGCAGGAGCAACTTGAAATAAAACTATTTTACGACAGCTGGATCACACAGGTAAGCATTTATGATCTACAGGGAAAGCAGGTATACCAGAAGTTTCTGCAAAACAGAGAAAAAGAATTTTTATATCCTACCGGTAATTTGAGTAATGCTATTTATATTGTAAAGGTAAAAACTAATGATCAAATAGAGATCAGCAAAAAAGTAAGAGTCAGTAATTGA
- a CDS encoding Smr/MutS family protein, which produces MMLKKGDRVEVIDDALAGVVQDVQNDSITIKTEDGFLMNFEAQELVKIEDSLAIEDVSDFDMEQVIKQKTPDKPRRSERIKPKERIAPPMEVDLHIHQLVKSSRHMSNHEMLNLQLDHARHKLEFAIQKRIPKIVFIHGKGEGVLKMELEYLLGRYSNVKFYDADYQKYGLGATEVYVFQNA; this is translated from the coding sequence ATGATGCTGAAAAAAGGTGATAGAGTAGAGGTGATCGATGATGCCCTTGCCGGGGTGGTTCAGGATGTTCAGAACGATAGTATTACTATAAAGACTGAAGATGGATTCTTGATGAACTTTGAAGCCCAGGAACTGGTTAAGATTGAAGATTCGCTGGCTATAGAAGATGTGTCAGATTTTGATATGGAGCAGGTAATCAAGCAAAAAACACCTGATAAGCCAAGAAGATCAGAACGAATTAAGCCTAAGGAACGTATTGCTCCTCCTATGGAAGTAGATTTACACATTCATCAATTGGTAAAATCCAGCCGACATATGTCTAACCATGAAATGCTGAATTTACAGCTGGATCATGCCCGTCACAAACTGGAATTTGCCATTCAAAAGCGTATTCCGAAGATCGTATTTATACACGGCAAAGGCGAAGGTGTACTTAAAATGGAGCTGGAATATCTTTTAGGAAGATACTCGAACGTAAAATTTTACGATGCAGATTATCAGAAATATGGTCTTGGCGCTACCGAAGTATACGTCTTTCAGAATGCTTAA